The genomic region GTGCTACCCACTATCCCGCAAACGGGCTGGCCCACTGGCTCGTTTGCGGTTCACACGCCTGCGCAACGGTTCGGTTGACTGCGTTTTGCCACGACCTAAAACCATTGACTTGAGCTACTACTACCTATCAGCTCCCAACAATTAACAATCAATAACAAACCCGCAACCATTCCAACAATTACCTTTGCCCTCTATGGCCCAACCCCGCCCGACCCGCAAGAAGAAGCTAGGCAGCTACCCGCACACGATGGTAGTGTTCAGCATCACGCTGGCGTTGCTGGTTGTCGGGCTGTTTGGGCTGCTGCTGATTCATGCGCACAAGCTCTCCAACCTAGTGAAGGAGAACATTGAGATGCAGGTGTACCTGGACCGCGACCTGCCACCCACCGAGCTGCTGCGGCTGCAGCAGGACTTCGCCCGCAAGCCCTACATCGCGCAGCGCGACGGCCAAGCGCAGGTGCGGTTTCTGAGCCGCGAGGAAGGCGCCAAGCAGTTCATTGAGCAGACCGGCGAAGACTTCCAGCAGTTCCTCGGCGACAACCCGCTGCGCGACGCATACATCCTGAAAATCAACGCCGAATATTCCGATTCGCTGCAGATGGGCCGCATTGAGCGCGAGTTGAAGGCCGAGCCGGGCGTACACGAGGTGCAGTACGTGCAGAGCCTGATCAGCTCCATCAACCAGAATGTGCGCAAGCTGAGTTTGGTGCTGCTGGGCTTTGCCGTGGTCCTGACCTTCGTCGTGACGGTGCTCATCAACAACACCATCAAGCTGGCCCTCTTCTCGCAACGCTTCCTCATCCGGAGCATGCAGCTGGTGGGCGCTACCTCGTTTTTCATTCAGCGGCCCTTCCTGAACCGCGCCACCTGGCAGGGCCTCGTGAGCGGTATTCTAGCAAGCCTGCTGCTGCTGGCGCTGCTCCAATACGCCTACCTGCAGGTGGCCGACCTGCGCGCCCTGCGCGACGACCGCCTCATTGGGGCGCTGCTGCTGGTGATGGTGGCGCTGGGCTGCGGCATTG from Hymenobacter canadensis harbors:
- a CDS encoding cell division protein FtsX, producing the protein MAQPRPTRKKKLGSYPHTMVVFSITLALLVVGLFGLLLIHAHKLSNLVKENIEMQVYLDRDLPPTELLRLQQDFARKPYIAQRDGQAQVRFLSREEGAKQFIEQTGEDFQQFLGDNPLRDAYILKINAEYSDSLQMGRIERELKAEPGVHEVQYVQSLISSINQNVRKLSLVLLGFAVVLTFVVTVLINNTIKLALFSQRFLIRSMQLVGATSFFIQRPFLNRATWQGLVSGILASLLLLALLQYAYLQVADLRALRDDRLIGALLLVMVALGCGIGFLSSYRAVRKYLGMSLDELY